One window from the genome of Salmo trutta unplaced genomic scaffold, fSalTru1.1, whole genome shotgun sequence encodes:
- the LOC115181004 gene encoding inversin encodes NWIRHHRVCVCVCVLQGNVRFLKLLLSRRADWLQKDLEEVTPLHLATRHPSPKPLALLLKHIGPGEVDTQDKNKQTALHWSAFYNRPEHVRLLIKHDSNIGIPDSEGKIPLHWAAHSQEYTAIHTVRCILEAAPTESLLNWQDYEGRTPLHFAVADGNEAVVEVLTSYEGCSVTAYDNLFRTPLHWAALLGHAKIVHLLLERNTSGTIPSDSHGATPLHYGAQSNYAETVGVFLSHPSVKDEPDLEGRTAFMWAAGKGSDDVIRTMLTLTPHIDINMADKYGGTALHAASLSGHVSTVRLLLERGAVVDSLDVMKHTPLFRACEMGHRHIILTLIKGSARVHLVDLDGHTALHWAALGGNAEVCQLLMENGISPNVQDQAGRTPLQCAAYGGYITCMAVLLMENNADPNIQDKEGRTALHWSCNNGYLDAVKLLLNSNAFPNHMEHNEERYTPLDYALLGEHSEVTQYMLEHGALSIAAIQDIAAASIQALYKGYTVRKAFTERKQLLMRHEQLRKDAAKKREEEQRRQEAEQRRREAEQQISLARTEKQRMLLARAEQEQLSLAETMKELSVYEREAVGGANTASKAEQINSKEETRKHRAHRCRPFRRGKEAQPAKDPDPVVTPHPSVTSDPMPPAQGSRVRERLSPAGCSRPPSPKHRPPTTPRTKRLTSANTHTPFNTHTLSNTHTPSNTHTPSNTHTPPSNTHTPSKTHTPSNKHTPSNTHTPFNTHTSTRPTMDQEAPSTRERTPRSKRDTHTNSPNPRHRTRPATDHTTSSSKNHTKASTQSHRPSSKPREGDRDQAACTIQRAWRRFHVRGRLREAFGAGKGVEPPEVASLLIQLLWDRAAFPGHTPIRTKPEARVPPTKTAAKSSVLQSIYGGSVARRGRSLGGSQSQILLDLSLRTHSQLSSVECVHLCDAVGQASQYSYHLRPHSSGQGRGKH; translated from the exons AATTGGATAAGACAccatagagtgtgtgtgtgtgtgtgtgtgctccaggGGAACGTGCGGTTTCTGAAGCTGCTCCTGTCTCGTCGTGCTGATTGGCTGCAGAAGGATCTAGAGGAGGTAACACCCCTCCACCTGGCGACCCGTCACCCCTCCCCCAAACCCCTGGCCTTGCTGCTCAAACACATAGGACCTGGAGAGGTGGATACACAGGACAAGAACaag cAGACTGCGCTCCACTGGTCAGCGTTCTATAACAGGCCAGAGCACGTCAGACTGCTCatcaaacacgactccaacattGGCATCCCAGACAGTGAGGGCAAGATCCCCCTACACTGGGCTGCACACAGCCAGGAGTACACCGCTATACACACCGTCCGCTGCatactg gAGGCAGCTCCTACCGAGTCTCTGTTGAACTGGCAGGACTATGAGGGGCGCACGCCTTTGCACTTTGCTGTCGCCGACGGCAACGAGGCAGTGGTGGAGGTGCTGACATCATATGAAGGCTGCAGTGTCACGGCGTACGACAACCTGTTCAGAACCCCGCTGCACTGGGCTGCACTGCTGG GACATGCCAAGATAGTGCACTTGTTGTTGGAGAGGAACACGTCAGGCACCATCCCCTCAGACAGCCATGGGGCCACACCTCTACACTATGGAGCTCAGAGCAACTACGCT gagacgGTGGGTGTGTTTCTGTCCCACCCCTCTGTGAAAGACGAGCCAGATCTGGAGGGCCGCACAGCGTTCATGTGGGCTGCTGGCAAAGGAAGCGATGATGTCATACGCACCATGCTGACACTCACGCCTCACATCGACATCAACATGGCCGACAAGTACGGAGGCACTG cgcTGCACGCGGCCTCTCTGTCGGGTCATGTGAGTACAGTGAGGTTGCTGTTGGAGAGAGGAGCCGTAGTGGACAGTCTAGATGTGATGAAACACACGCCTCTGTTCAGAGCCTGTGAGATGGGACACCGCCACATCATCCTCACACTTATCAAAG GCTCTGCTCGTGTCCACCTGGTGGATCTAGATGGACACACTGCTCTGCACTGGGCGGCTCTGGGGGGGAACGCTGAAGTCTGCCAG TTGCTGATGGAGAATGGGATCAGTCCTAACGTCCAGGACCAGGCAGGCAGGACTCCTCTCCAGTGTGCTGCTTATGGAGGGTACATCACCTGTATGGCTGTACTACTCATGGAGAACAACGCCGACCCTAATATACAGGAcaaagag GGCAGGACAGCTCTCCACTGGTCGTGTAACAATGGCTATCTGGATGCTGTGAAGCTGCTGCTGAACTCTAATGCCTTCCCCAACCACATGGAACACAacgaggagag gtacacCCCCCTGGACTACGCCCTCCTAGGGGAACACAGTGAGGTGACTCAGTACATGTTGGAGCATGGAGCTCTGTCTATAGCAGCCATCCAGGACATCGCTGCTGCTTCCATCCAGGCCCTGTATAAAGGATACACCGTCCGCAAGGCCTTCACCGAGAGGAAACAACTACTGATGAGACACGAACAGCTACGCAAGGACGCAGCcaa GAAACGCGAGGAGGAGCAGCGGAGACAGGAGGCGGAGCAGCGGAGACGGGAGGCGGAGCAGCAAATCTCATTGGCcagaacagagaaacagaggatgTTATTGGCCCGCGCTGAGCAGGAGCAGCTGTCATTGGCTGAGACTATGAAGGAACTGTCAGTGTatgagagagaggcagtgggCGGGGCTAATACAGCCTCCAAAGCAGAACAGATCAATAGCAAAGAGGAGACACGGAAACATAGAG CACATAGATGCAGACCCTtcaggagagggaaggaggcgcAGCCAGCCAAAGACCCTGACCCTGTGGTGACCCCTCACCCCTCAGTGACCTCTGACCCCATGCCCCCTGCCCAGGGGTCTAGGGTCAGGGAGCGTCTCTCTCCTGCAGGCTGCAGCCGACCCCCCAGCCCAAAACACAGACCCCCCACCACACCCAGGACCAAGAGACTCAcctctgcaaacacacacactcccttcaacacacacactctctccaacacacacactccctccaacacacacactccctccaacacacacactcct ccctccaacacacacactccttccaaAACACACACTCCTTCCAACAAACACactccctccaacacacacactccattcaacacacacacatctactcgCCCCACCATGGATCAAGAAGCCCCCAGCACCAGGGAACGCACCCCTAGAAGCAAGAGAGATACACACACCAACTCACCCAACCCCAGACACAGAACACGCCCTGCCACAGACCATACCACCTCCTCCAGCAAGAACCACACTAAAGCCTCCACACAGTCACACCGCCCCAGCAGCAAGCccagggagggggacagagaccaGGCTGCCTGCACTATCCAACGAGCCTGGAGGAG gttCCATGTGCGAGGCAGATTGAGGGAGGCTTTTGGTGCTGGGAAAGGAGTGGAGCCACCTGAGGTCGCCTCCCTCCTGATCCAGCTGCTCTGGGATAGGGCGGCTTTCCCTGGTCACACCCCTATTAGGACCAAGCCTGAGGCCAGAGTTCCACCCACCAAGACAGCAGCCAAGAGCTCAGTGCTGCAAAGCATCTATG GAGGTTCTGTGGCCCGAAGGGGGCGCTCTCTCGGGGGTTCTCAGTCTCAGATACTGCTGGACCTGTCACTACGCACACACAGCCAGC